Proteins from a genomic interval of Lolium perenne isolate Kyuss_39 chromosome 1, Kyuss_2.0, whole genome shotgun sequence:
- the LOC139831798 gene encoding uncharacterized protein — MVQHTCQPSFIAARCCWRATGVQFNLITVYGPQQVPEKLQFLEDLKPCCPATQPTLLLGDFNLILQASDKNTNNYNRRLMAAFRRFTNDNELEDMYMHGRRYTWSNEQADAIKVKLDRALMNEMWSNDHPNCILQALSSDLSDHCPLLLTTDATFTPPRHFRFENYWIGMEGTRGHTLKFQELGILPLQLQELETEFTEAEVKACVFDIDGDKAPGPDGFTGRFFQHYWSLVKNDIMAAIKAFATLQTSELDSLNSATMILIPKKTDAETARDYRPISLVCYFAKLVAKVLAKRLQPRMGELVCSAQSAFIKGRVIHDNFTFVRGLARSYFLKKTPALLLKLDIQKAFDSLSWEFLLEVLEAKGFGRKWRDWITAMLATASTKILINGDLIEIIWHRRGLRQGDPLSPLLFVLAMDVLSAILGYADQLNILKPIGANLPRFRASLYADDVVLFLNPTVEEVAATRRLLDSFGEASGLHINFSKSSLSPIRCKEIDLQPLINEIQCPLATLPCTYLGLPLSISRLTRADLQPVIDKMLNKMASWNRISSSAGRLTLLVSVVYAMPVFQMMAVHPPKWFTKRIGKAARGFLWANKDVATGGKCLVSWKQACSPKIYGGLGIPDLAAHSIALRCRWLWKNWMAKDKPWTGLPLPIDEKVRNFFEASVRITVGDGETTMFWTDAWHTEGKFSAIFQELFSHCTLRHISIKKALNHGKWIKHFKGNMTGTAIQQYVMLWNLVRNVQLADGVPVVVTWKWTADGKYSASSAYAAQFIGSIKPDFPPLIWRSDAPPKCKFYAWLAVQGRCMTADVLAKKGCPHDPRCSLCRAHPETASHLLATCPFAQDVWKRLLDHAVLPVALAPGPSSDLASWLGTSTHQLTKERRKLWLSMVPLVWWCLWKERNDRIFRHISAAPAEVVQAILVEARSWVHAGRRRLLALVDRPREPD; from the exons ATGGTGCAGCACACGTGTCAACCTTCCTTCATTGCCGCACGCTGCTGTTGGAGAGCAACAGGAGTCCAGTTCAATCTGATCACCGTCTACGGACCGCAGCAAGTGCCAGAGAAACTGCAATTCCTAGAAGACCTCAAGCCTTGCTGCCCAGCCACGCAACCGACGCTTTTACTGGGAGATTTCAATCTGATTTTGCAAGCTTCGGACAAGAACACCAACAACTATAACCGCAGGTTGATGGCTGCTTTCAGGAGATTCACCAATGATAATGAGCTGGAGGACATGTATATGCATGGAAGAAGATATACCTGGTCCAATGAGCAAGCTGATGCTATCAAAGTCAAGCTGGACCGGGCGCTTATGAACGAGATGTGGAGCAATGATCACCCCAACTGCATTCTGCAGGCCCTGTCCTCTGACCTTTCGGACCATTGCCCTCTGTTGCTCACGACTGACGCCACTTTCACACCGCCGCGACATTTCAGATTCGAAAACTATTGGATTGGAATGGAAG GAACCAGAGGACACACACTCAAATTTCAGGAACTAGGCATCCTACCGTTACAGCTACAAGAACTGGAGACAGAGTTCACAGAGGCGGAAGTAAAAGCATGTGTGTTTGACATAGACGGAGATAAGGCACCTGGGCCGGATGGATTTACCGGCCGCTTCTTTCAGCACTACTGGAGCCTGGTTAAGAATGACATTATGGCTGCTATAAAGGCTTTCGCAACGTTGCAAACCTCAGAGCTTGACAGCCTCAACTCCGCAACCATGATACTGATTCCGAAAAAAACAGATGCAGAGACTGCTAGGGACTACAGACCAATAAGCCTCGTCTGTTACTTTGCCAAGTTGGTGGCGAAAGTGTTGGCCAAAAGACTGCAACCAAGAATGGGCGAGCTTGTCTGTTCGGCACAGAGTGCTTTTATCAAGGGTCGAGTAATCCATGATAATTTCACCTTCGTTCGTGGCCTGGCTCGCTCATATTTCTTGAAGAAGACCCCGGCACTGCTACTGAAGCTGGATATTCAAAAGGCCTTTGACAGCCTATCCTGGGAATTCTTACTCGAGGTTCTAGAGGCAAAAGGATTCGGGAGGAAATGGAGAGATTGGATCACGGCCATGTTAGCTACAGCGTCGACCAAGATACTCATCAACGGAGACCTCATAGAGATCATTTGGCATAGGAGAGGGTTAAGACAGGGAGACCCCCTATCCCCGCTGCTTTTTGTGCTCGCAATGGATGTCCTCTCAGCGATTCTTGGTTATGCTGATCAGCTGAACATTCTTAAACCCATTGGGGCTAACCTACCACGGTTCAGAGCTTCCTTATATGCCGACGATGTCGTGCTGTTCTTAAACCCCACGGTAGAGGAAGTGGCTGCTACACGCCGGCTGCTTGACTCTTTTGGAGAAGCAAGCGGATTACACATAAACTTCTCCAAGAGTTCCCTCTCCCCGATCCGCTGCAAGGAAATAGACCTGCAACCTTTGATCAATGAAATTCAATGCCCCCTAGCCACATTGCCATGCACGTATCTGGGACTACCTCTGTCCATCTCGAGGTTGACTCGCGCTGATCTGCAGCCCGTCATTGACAAAATGCTCAACAAGATGGCAAGTTGGAATAGGATTTCATCGTCGGCCGGAAGACTAACTTTGCTAGTATCGGTTGTCTACGCCATGCCGGTCTTTCAGATGATGGCAGTGCACCCTCCCAAATGGTTCACTAAGAGAATTGGGAAAGCGGCCAGGGGTTTCCTTTGGGCTAACAAGGATGTCGCCACCGGAGGGAAGTGCCTCGTTAGCTGGAAACAAGCTTGCTCTCCGAAGATTTATGGCGGGCTCGGAATCCCCGATCTTGCGGCCCACAGTATTGCCCTTCGATGCCGTTGGTTATGGAAAAATTGGATGGCTAAGGATAAGCCATGGACAGGCCTGCCACTACCCATTGATGAGAAGGTCCGCAACTTCTTCGAGGCATCTGTGAGGATCACGGTTGGAGATGGAGAAACCACAATGTTTTGGACGGATGCTTGGCATACTGAAGGGAAGTTTAGTGCCATCTTCCAGGAGCTTTTCAGCCACTGTACCCTTCGGCACATCTCGATCAAAAAGGCCCTAAACCATGGAAAATGGATCAAGCATTTCAAGGGGAACATGACGGGGACTGCTATACAACAGTATGTGATGCTATGGAACCTGGTGCGTAATGTGCAGCTCGCCGACGGAGTTCCTGTTGTAGTAACCTGGAAGTGGACGGCTGACGGAAAATACTCCGCGAGTTCGGCCTATGCGGCGCAGTTCATTGGCTCGATAAAACCTGACTTCCCTCCGTTGATTTGGAGATCGGATGCACCACCAAAGTGTAAGTTCTATGCTTGGTTGGCTGTCCAAGGTAGATGCATGACAGCCGATGTCTTGGCTAAGAAGGGCTGCCCTCACGACCCGCGCTGCTCCCTATGTCGAGCGCACCCCGAGACGGCTTCGCACCTCCTGGCGACCTGCCCTTTCGCGCAGGATGTCTGGAAGAGGCTCCTTGACCATGCGGTGCTGCCAGTGGCCTTGGCTCCGGGACCGTCCTCCGACCTTGCTTCGTGGCTAGGGACTTCCACTCACCAACTTAccaaggagaggcgcaagcttTGGCTATCGATGGTTCCGCTAGTTTGGTGGTGCCTTTGGAAGGAACGGAATGACAGGATCTTCAGGCATATATCGGCTGCTCCTGCTGAGGTTGTTCAAGCTATTTTAGTGGAGGCTCGATCGTGGGTGCATGCTGGGAGAAGAAGGCTTTTGGCTCTAGTAGACAGACCAAGAGAACCGGACTAG
- the LOC127329859 gene encoding uncharacterized protein — MHEIWRALQWWDDWQLRILVLGSLGLQWFLLLAAPMRKFSIPRIFRTCIWLAIISSDALAIYALATLFNRHSRASGNCGNQQQQHSSSILEVLWAPVLLIHLGGQKEMAVSVMEDNELWIRHTVTLVSQVSVALYTFCISWHSSSDWKLLVAAVLLFVIGVASLSEKPFALNRATINRKAALSFQRQGTKESRKKRVALSETDKVWMLLSDMSLLAAANDLVARGRALSVEDVLPPLIITEKALPRWLGYAFDFIYGNIYAPATVVVTPLYLLYHLLVVPILHMAALLLFAVSDKNPYKRADVKITYIILCLTAALDVLQVFVRQLLSRLMYMTTVPALCQTVASYNLIDTALWEANNGWIFKFASRMRSCFCMPQHYGNVGALVMADLVDARGRDLASYRVFDAAGFISNNWILSKELQEHCGVQVRNSLCNVAFDRSVLLWHIATDLCRRCSIGNADFVDDGGEQGAPADEEGVEDSMLRLRRECVVAISDYMAHLLHVSPEMLMTGSRHHLISEAVEEVKYFFFKKKKKKNTLSQQDIEHFLAMEHKPVVNEEDDDNRVFHTEEASKLAKELMAMPDGTRWRLMYRVWLGMLFYSASMCRGNLHAKSLAEGGEFLSFIWLMLGLKGAKFLADKLQMAP, encoded by the coding sequence atgcatGAGATTTGGAGGGCTCTGCAATGGTGGGACGACTGGCAGCTGCGCATCCTCGTCCTCGGCAGCCTAGGCCTACAGTGGTTTCTGCTGCTGGCTGCTCCCATGCGCAAGTTCAGCATCCCACGCATCTTCAGGACATGCATCTGGCTGGCTATTATTTCCAGCGATGCACTGGCAATCTACGCGCTGGCCACCCTCTTCAACCGCCATTCGAGGGCCAGCGGCAACTGTGGCaatcagcagcagcagcactcGAGCAGCATCCTCGAGGTCCTATGGGCTCCTGTCCTGCTCATCCACCTGGGTGGGCAGAAGGAGATGGCAGTCAGCGTGATGGAAGACAACGAGCTGTGGATCAGGCACACCGTGACCTTGGTGTCCCAGGTCTCGGTTGCCCTGTACACGTTCTGCATTTCATGGCACAGCTCCAGCGATTGGAAGCTGTTGGTGGCTGCAGTTCTCCTCTTCGTCATCGGGGTCGCCAGCTTAAGCGAGAAGCCATTTGCTCTCAACAGAGCTACAATCAACAGAAAGGCAGCTTTGTCGTTCCAGAGGCAAGGAACCAAGGAGAGCAGGAAGAAACGGGTGGCCTTGTCGGAGACAGACAAGGTGTGGATGCTACTTTCAGACATGTCACTCCTAGCTGCTGCCAATGACCTGGTAGCACGAGGGAGAGCTTTGAGTGTGGAGGACGTTCTACCACCTCTCATCATCACTGAGAAAGCGTTGCCGCGCTGGCTGGGCTATGCATTCGACTTCATCTACGGAAACATCTACGCCCCAGCTACCGTTGTTGTCACTCCTCTCTACCTGCTCTATCATCTGCTGGTGGTCCCGATCCTGCACATGGCTGCCCTGTTGCTGTTTGCAGTTAGCGACAAGAACCCGTACAAGCGCGCCGACGTGAAGATAACATACATCATCCTGTGCCTCACCGCTGCGCTAGATGTGCTCCAGGTGTTCGTCCGCCAGCTTCTGTCCCGCCTCATGTACATGACAACAGTTCCAGCACTGTGCCAGACGGTAGCCAGCTATAACCTAATAGACACCGCTCTTTGGGAAGCCAACAATGGGTGGATATTCAAGTTTGCCAGCCGCATGCGCTCTTGCTTTTGCATGCCTCAACATTACGGAAATGTTGGAGCACTTGTGATGGCAGATTTGGTGGATGCACGAGGCAGAGACCTTGCCAGTTACAGGGTCTTCGATGCAGCTGGGTTCATCAGCAACAACTGGATTCTAAGCAAGGAGCTGCAAGAACATTGTGGCGTCCAGGTAAGAAATAGCTTGTGTAATGTCGCATTCGACCGGAGCGTCCTCCTATGGCACATTGCCACCGATCTGTGCCGCCGCTGCAGCATTGGCAATGCCGACTTTGTCGATGATGGAGGTGAACAAGGTGCACCAGCAGACGAAGAAGGAGTAGAAGACTCAATGTTACGGCTTCGTAGGGAGTGCGTAGTTGCAATATCTGACTACATGGCGCACCTGCTGCATGTCAGCCccgagatgctgatgactggcagcAGGCACCATCTCATCTCCGAAGCCGTGGAGGAAGTCAAGTATTTCtttttcaagaagaagaagaagaagaatacgtTGAGCCAACAAGACATAGAGCACTTTCTCGCCATGGAGCACAAGCCTGTCGTCAATGAAGAAGATGATGATAACCGAGTTTTCCACACGGAAGAGGCATCCAAGCTTGCGAAAGAATTGATGGCGATGCCGGACGGTACACGCTGGAGGCTCATGTACCGGGTGTGGTTGGGCATGCTCTTCTACTCCGCCAGCATGTGCAGGGGTAACCTGCACGCCAAGAGCTTGGCCGAAGGTGGGGAGTTCCTGTCTTTCATATGGCTTATGCTCGGGCTCAAAGGGGCTAAGTTTTTGGCCGACAAGCTTCAGATGGCGCCCTAG